A region of the Verrucomicrobiota bacterium genome:
ATGACCAGCCCCGAGGCGGAGGCCATCAAACCGTAAACCCCGATGCCGCGTTGATAGGCCAGACCGGAGCTCCCGAGAATGGCGAAGGCCGTCATGTTCGTGCCGAAAAGCGAGAGCAGGAACACGTAGGGCCCGAGCGAGCGACTGGCGACGAAGTAATCCTCCCCGGTGGCCCTCCCCTTGCGGAAGGCGAAGATGCCGATGTAGAGGATGACGGCGAGGTAGGCGAAGACGACCAGTGCGGGTATAGAGGTTTGCCCTCCGGTTGACCATCCTCACGATACGGTTCGGTTTTTTCCAGATGCGCGGGCCAGGCAAACTTCACGAGAACCCACATCCATGCGGCTGCGGCCAGCGAGTAGGCGGCGTGATAGGCTAGGCCGATGGGCACGAAGCCGAAGAGCAGCGGCTCAACCCGGTTCCAGTTCCAGAAATCCTGGTGGAGCACGTAGACCGCAATGGTCAGCAAGGCAAGGAGGGTGAATTTCATCAGAAACGTCCCGCTAGTTGAAAAATCGCTGCCAGACTTCCGAGCCACCCAGGCAGAGCGCCGCGAAGAAGTCGAGGCAGAAGATGAATTGCGGGCAGCCAGCGATGAACAACGCGCCGGCGCTCTTGCCGGCTGAGAACACAATGTTGCGCCGCGCGCTGGAGACCTGGTTTCGCGCGCACAACATCAAGCCGAACGTCGTGGCGGAGTTCGAGGATCTCGCGCTGATGAAAGTGATGGCGGCGGAGGGTCGCGGCTTTATCGCTGTGCCGACCGTGGCGCTGAAGGAAGCCGTGTCCCGCTATCAATTCCGCAGCCTCGGGCAGGCGACGAGTTGCCGCGTGAGCTTCCACGCCCTCACCGCCGAACGCCGCATCGCGCATCCGGCCGTGTCGGTCATCACGCACCATCCGCTCACTTAGCGCCATCGCCAAAACGTTTTCGCAACACTCCGGAGCGAAACGCGAGCATGACGATGGGGCTCGGGGTCACGATCTGGAAATTGAGCCACGGCGGTGTAATGGCGTCGAGGTTCGCGGCATTGATGAAGAAGGAGCACAATTCCTCCGGCAGCAGCGGCGGCCACAGTTCGGATTGAAATTCATGGACGCGCATCTTTCCACCATCGCTTCACTTCCCCGCCTCCGTCCGCAGCATGACCTCGTTGCGGCGCAGAAATGCCGGCGTCCACGGCGGATCGAAATAGCCATACACCGGCGACGACAGCACGCCGAAGCGTTCCGCTTCCATCCACGCCTTTAACCGCGCCAGCGACTCCGCTTCCTGGTTCGCGTTGCGCGCGCCGCTGAAGCGCAACACCACGAACCGCCCCGCCGCCAGCTCGCTGACCCTCACCGCACCATCCGACGGCCTGGGAACTTCGCCCGCTTTCATCTTGGCCGGCATCACGAAGGCCATCGTCGTGTTCGTTTCGCTGCCCGACATGAACACCGGCGTGGTCATGGCGATCTTCTGCTTGCCCTCGTTGCCGCCGGTGATGAACCGGAACAACCGCATGAAACTTCCGTCGCTCCCGTCCCGATTGCCAGCGCCCATCGGTGTCTCCACCACCGTGAGCGCCGGGTAATCGCGCACCTGAAACCTCCCATCCGACCGCACGACTGTGTAAGTCGCGGACTCGTAACCCGCGCGCGTGGCCTGGCAACCCGCGAGCGCCAGGCCAATCACCACCACGAGAATCAACAGCGCAATCCACATCTTTTTCACCGCCAGAAACTAGCAAAGCCACCTCGGCAAGGCGACTGAAGAACGTCCGGCCCGGCTTTCGAAGAAGGTGGCGGGGCGCCAGCGCCTCCCCATCCGCCTTGAGCGAGCGTGGAGAAGTGCGAAGTTTCGCCAGTTCGACCATGAAAGATGCTCATGGATGGTGCGGACATCCTTCTGGAACAACTCCGCTATCAGCACCTGCGTGGTCCACACGTTTTCTTCCGCGAACCGGCACAGGATGCGTGCAGGGCCGTGCTCCGTCTGGTGTAGGACCGGTTTGCCGCCGGGTGATTGGTTGGCCGATGTCATGGTGAATCATTCTCTGCCATAGCCCCGCATGCGGGCTTGGATGTGCGTCTTCTCACCCTCTCCTCCATTCCGAGTGGAGGAGAGAGAGTGAAAACGCCGCGCGGTGCGCATGGCTGCACCTCAAAGTCCGTCACGGGCGCCGTTGTTGGCGTGGATGTGCTCACCGCTCGCGCGGCCGCGTCCTGCTCCCTCTCTTCGCGAGGAACGAGCGCCCTGCAGAGGTTCATCGGCCTGAGGCCCGAGTCTGCGCTGGTGCGTTTACCGCCGATCTCCACCGATATGCGGCGAGTGCGTTCAGTTCACGGACAAAAAGTTCATCGCCCGCCACGGCGAGATGCGCCCACGTTTCCTCGCTGGTTAACTTGCGCTGGTCGAGTTGGTCGTACTTGTCCTTGTTCGCGCGAAGGAGGAACAACTGTCCGCGCTGATCAAGGGCGAGGATGAGATTGCCTTGCGCGACGAGACTCCAATATTTGCCGAAGGATTTGTCGCTGGTCCAAAGCTCACGGCCGGTTTCGACTTCGATGGCCATCACGCGCTGGCTTTTGAGATGATTGTAGGCCACGCCGTCCCTGATGACGGGAGTGCTCATGTAGCCCTGAGCTTTGTGCTCCCATGCCTCGCTGACCGTGAATTTGCCTTCGGCCCGCGCGACTTTGAATCCAATCGTCTTGCCGCCATAAGTGCTGGTGAAGAGCATGTCCTTGTGGACAACGGGCGTGAGGATGTTCATGCCGCGAAACGCTTCGACGGGTTGTTCCCAGAGCACCCTGCCATCGACCGGATCGATGCCCGCAAGCTTCTCCCGTGTCTGCACGACGAGTTGCCTCAGGCCTCCAAGTTCCGCAAACACCGGCGACGAGAAGACGCTGCCCCACATGCCACCCTGATCTTTGAGCGTGCGCCAGACCAGTTCGCCACTGCGCCGATTCAGCTTCACCAAGCTGGCGCCGGCCTGCACATACACCGCGTCGCCGTCCACCAGCGGTGAGCAGACGAATCCGAAGTCAGGCAACGGCGCCTCCAACTTCTTCACGAAGTCAAACCGCCAGCGTTCCTTGCCGGTCTCTACGTCGAGGCAGACCAGCACCTCCCTCATCCCCGCCACGAACAGGCTTTCGCCATCGCAGGCGGGCGTGGCCCGAATCCAGTCGCCGTTGGACTTGGCAAAGAACGGCACAGTCATCGCACCCTCCCACGGCGCGCGCCAGAGTTGCTTCCCGGTCTTCCGGTCGTAAGCGGTGACAACCTCGAACTTCTTGTCCTTCGTCTCGGTGGTGAAGACCCGATCGCCCGAGACGATGGGACCGGAGTAACTCGGCCCCAGTTCCACGCGCCAGGCGAGCTGGAGGTGATTCGTGTCGAGCTTCTCCGGCCAAGCTGGTCCGTTGAACTGCCCGTCGCGATGAGGCCCGCGCCATTGGGGCCAGTTGGATTCAGCGGCGGCGGCAGTGGCAAGCGTAACCACGAGGAACAAAGAGAAGAGTTTCATGGGGTGCGAAAGGCTGTAGACTTGGGGGTTGAATGAAATGGAACGGAGGCTGAATGGACCAGCGCCGCGTCGATTGCCACTGAAAGTTTTTTGATCGCAGCCTCGTCAGCCAGGCCCGCGACACGCATTTTGATTTGCCCATCCCTCCCGATCACGAGCACGTTGGCCACGTTCTTCTCGTAGCGAAACGCGGCACAATGGGCGCCCGACCAGTCCATCATCACGGGATAAGTGCGCGTCTCCTGAAACTTCCTGCGCACCTTTCCGCGCAACAACCCCGGGACACCGCCCACATCGGCCAGGCCGCGCAATTCGATTCGTCCGGCGTAACGCGCCTTCAGCGCCGCCACCCAACCATCGATCTGCTCCGAACCTTTCTTGTCGGCGATGGTGAGGACGACAATGTTGGTGGAGGGAAAGTCAAGGCGTTGTGGGGCGTCGTATTGGTCGCGCAGTTCAAGCGAGACGGGAACATGAATCGGCCGTTTTGGTAACTCACCCGCGTTGCTCAGGCAACCGGCAACAAGTCCAATGAGCCAAACGAAGAGCAAGGATTTCATGCGGCTTTCGCAAGGTTCCGATGCGCAATCCGTCCGTAACGGCGTCCCTTCCACTCGGCTGGGCGTCCGAGAAGATGACGCACCAGCGCATGCCACTGAATCGCCAGCAGCGCCAGAACACCGAGCGGATGCAACAGCGCACTGCCGAGCGATTGCCGAAATAACGCGACTGCGACAAGGCGCGGCAGGAAGGCCAGCGCCGTCGCCACGACAGCCAAGGTCAGACCCAAGGTCGAGAGCAGCGGAGCGAAGGCGCAGAGGATCAGCGGCACTACCTGTCCACCGAGCAGCAGCGCCGTCATCGGCACGATGGTGCCGGGCGCGGCAAGGCCCTCGGTGGCATTCTTTCCCAATCCGCGCCAGGTATCAGCGTTGGTTTGATACATGCGGCATGTGGCGATGTCGGTAGCGTCGAAGAGGTCGGTGCGGAAGCCGGCCTGGCGAAAGACGCGCGGCAGCTTGATTCCGTCGTGAAGCGAATCGCGAAGTCTCGAATGTCCCCCGCACTTTTCATAGGCGTCTCGTCGCGCGATGAACAGCTGGCCGCATCCGGCGGACATGGAAGGCCAGCGCGTCCGCCGCATGGCATGCATCGGGAGGAAACCGAGCAGGACGAAGTGGATGAGAGGAAGCAGAAGTCGCTCGCTGAAGGTGCCGAGTTCCTGCCGCGGCACGCCACTGGCCAGGGCGATCCCGGAACGAGACATGAAGCCGCCCAACCTCGCCAGCGCATCGGGGGCCAGACGCACGTCGGCATCGATGAAGACAAGCAAGGGATGGCGCGCCAACCCGGCCAGCACATGGCAGGCGTGCTGTTTGCCGCACCAACCGGCGGGCAGTGGCGGGGCGGATTCAAGCCGCACCCGCGCGTCGCGCGCGGCGAACTCGGCGACAATGCTCGCCGTAGAATCGATCGAATGGTCATCGAGCACGATGACTTCACAATCCGCGTCGCGATGGGCCAGCACGGCCGTCAGTGTGGCGCGAATATTCTTCTCCTCGTTGCGCGCGGGAATCAGGACGGAAATGGGCTCGCTGCTGGCCGATTTCGGCTTTCTCAGCGAACGGTAAACCAAAAGGTTCACGAGGAACAGTCCGCATGGAATGGCCGCGAGAATCAGTGCGACGAAGGCGAGGGTGTCGAAGTTCATTTGGTTCCATGCTCCTTCTTGAAAAGTTCCCCCCGCAGCTTGGCCTTGATGGCACGCCCGAGATCGTAGAGGCCGCCCTGACCCGCGCCTCCGCGCAGGAGCGTCTTGAACCCGGATGGGTCGCGTCGCTGCGCCTCGAGCGACAAGGCATCCTGGACGGCCTCAAGCTTTTGCTCGAAGACTGCCGTCCACGAGTCAGGCGTGAACTGAGGGGCGTGTTCTCGACGCACCTCCACGGGTTCGCCAAAACGGACGAGGATTTCCGGCAGTCTTTCCTCCCAGAAGACGAACTCCATCGCCATCGGGACAAATTCCGCGCGCTCCACCCGGGCGGCCAGATGCCCGAGACCAGATTGAAACTTCACTGGCCGTTCACGCACGTCGGCAAAGCAGCTCTGTGGGGTGACGGCCAGCAAGTGTTCTGGCGACTGCAGGATGGCCTGGCTCGTCCGAAGGAACTGAACCGCACCGCGACGAGTGCCCTGCTCCACGCCGAAGAAGCCGAGCTTCGCGAACATCCCGTAGCGCGCGAGCATGGCGGCGTCGATGGGCGCGAAGAGTTGGCGTTCGGGGAAGAAGATGTCCTTCATCACCAGGCCCACCAGCGGATCCCACCATGAGGCGTGGTTCGTATAGACGACAAGCGGATGACCGGCGGCGTCAGGCGGCAATCCATGGATCGAAACCCGCAGCGAGTGAAAATGCCGGCGAATGTAGCGGCGGCAATACCAGATGAACCATCGGAGGAGAACCGGAGAAATCGGCGGCCGAGTCGAGGTTTGCGGCAGGCCCCTTCCGCGGTCCATCGCCTCGGAAGTGCCTCGCACTTCCAAAGCGCCAGCGGACTGGCGGAGTCCAAGACCCGGCGGCAGCGGGCTGGTTTTGGCGGCGTTCACAGGTTCTTCAAGACTTCACACCCCGGCCAATTCATGGTGGGACGGCTGGGAGAGAGGCGTGTCGGCGCTCCGTCGCTCGGCCACGCCATCTTTGTCAAGGGTATCCGCGGCGATCCATCCGCTCATCAGCACCATCGGCATGCCGGGTCCGGGATGCGCGGCGCCGCCTGCGAGATAGAGCCCCCGCAAGTCCGGTGAACGATTGCCCGGCTTGAAGGCCCCGAGGAACTTGCCGTGGCTTGCGAGGCCGTAGATGGCGCCGTCGAGAACGTGATAGCGATCGTGAATGTCCTGCGGAGTCAGCGTGCGTTCGAACACGATGCGCTCTTCGAGGTCCGGCATCTGGCCTGTGGTCTTGAGCTTCTCGAGGATCGTCTGGCGATAGGCCGGCAGCATTTTCTTCCAGTCGTGATGCGGCCGCAGATACGGCGTGTGCACAAGCACGTAGAGCGCTTCACCGCCTGCCGGCGCGGTCGCAGGTTCGCTGCAGGTGGTCGCGGCGAGATAACACGTCGGGTCCGGAGCGGGCTCGCCCTTGTTGTAAATCCAGTCGAACTCCTCATGCGGATCGCGGCTGAAAACGAAATCGTGATGCGCAAGATGGTCGTAACGCTTCTTCAAGCCGAGGTAGAGGACCACGCCTGAACACGCGGCTTCATAGTTGCGACGCTTTTCGAACTTCCGGCCAACGTCACCGTTGATGAGTTCGCGGTGGGTGCGCACGGCGTCGCAGTTCGACACGATGGCCCGGAGCGGAATCTCTTCGCCGTGATTCGTGCGCACGCCGGTAACGCCGCCGGCCTGCGTCAGAATCTTCGTGATGTAGGTATTCGTGTGAATCTCGACGCCGAGTTCACGCGCGAGTTTCTCCAACGCGACCGGCACCGCGCGAGTGCCGCCCATCGGGTACCAAATGCCTTCGTCCGTCTGCATGTGGGCGATGCCGCAGAGGATGGCGGGCGAGCCGTAGGGCGAGGAGCCGACGTATTGCGTGAAGTGATCCATCATCTGGGCCACACGATCGTCGGGGGTAAAGGAACGAACGGAACCGGCCACGCTGCGGCCCATGCGCATCGAGAGCACGTCACTGAGCACGGACGGATCGAACGCGGTCTTGAAATCGAACATGTCACGCAGGCCGCCAATGGGTTTGTAGAAGAAGAAACGCTGCGAAATGTCGTTGAGGCGCTCGCTCCACTTGAGGAAGTCGAGATAACTCTGGCCGGAGTTCGTGCCGGGAGCGAAGCGTTCGAGCTCACCCGTCATCTGCTCCGGGTTCTGCATCAGATTCAGCACCGACCCGTCCTGGAAGAAGCACCGCCACTGCGGATCGAGCCGCACCATGTCGAGGTAATCCTCCATCTTGCGATCCGCCTCGGCGAAGATGCGGCGCAGCACAGAGGGAATCGTGACGATGGTCGGACCCATGTCGAAGCGAAATCCGGCGCCTTCGAGTTGCGCCGCCTTGCCGCCGAGCCATTCGTTGCGTTCAAAGAGGACGACCTTGTAGCCGCGGGCCGCGAGCACGCAGGCCGAGGCGAGGCCGGCCAGTCCGGCGCCAATGACGCCAATGCGGTCTTGAGAGGAGTTTTTCATAGATTCGATTGCTTGGATGTTTTGGTGCGGCGGGAAAGTGAACGGAAAAGCGCAACCAGGGCGCGGGCGCGTTGAAGGAGGCTGCGTCCGTGGGTCAAGCCGAGGTAAGCCTGGAACATCGCCCCGTCCTGGGGATTCGGCGGCTCGAACGCCGGACGAAACTGACCGCGGTTGACGGTGATCACTTTGGACGCGGTCAGCTCGAGCAAGCCCTCCGCGCCGCGCGTCACCCCGAAGCCGCTGCGCTTGCGTCCGCCGAACGGGAGGTGGGCATCGGCGGTAGGAACGATGAGATCGTTGACGCTGACCACGCCTGCGTGAAGGCGCGCGGCGAGTTCGCGCGAGGCGGCGTGGTCACGGGAGAAAACGCTGGCACCGAGGGCGAACGGGGATTCATGGGCCCTCGTCACGGCTTCGTCGTCGCTGGCGACTGTGGACACAATCAGCACAGGCGCGAACAAATCTTCCCGCAGAAGTCGGCTGCCCGGGGTTGCGCCACCGAGCACCACCGGGGCGAGAACGCTGCCGTCATGGTGCAGACCGCCCGCAATGAAATGAACGCCGGCAGCCAGCGCTTCTTCAAGCACGGGTCGCACGCTCGCGGAAAGGAGAGGCTCGAGCCGGAGCGAAAGCTCGATGGGAAAGGCGCGGGCCAGCCGGCCTTCGAGTTCGGTGGCGATGGAGCGATGGACGAAGACGCGCTTGGGCGCCATGCAAGTCGCGCCGGCATTAAGCGTGAGGCCGAAAACGAGGGCTTTCGTCACCAGATCGAGATCCGCGTCGGCGCGAACCACGACCGCATCCGAGCCGCTGA
Encoded here:
- a CDS encoding DUF3311 domain-containing protein; the encoded protein is MKFTLLALLTIAVYVLHQDFWNWNRVEPLLFGFVPIGLAYHAAYSLAAAAWMWVLVKFAWPAHLEKTEPYREDGQPEGKPLYPHWSSSPTSPSSSTSASSPSARGGPPGRITSSPVARSGPTCSCSRFSART
- a CDS encoding heme-binding protein → MKKMWIALLILVVVIGLALAGCQATRAGYESATYTVVRSDGRFQVRDYPALTVVETPMGAGNRDGSDGSFMRLFRFITGGNEGKQKIAMTTPVFMSGSETNTTMAFVMPAKMKAGEVPRPSDGAVRVSELAAGRFVVLRFSGARNANQEAESLARLKAWMEAERFGVLSSPVYGYFDPPWTPAFLRRNEVMLRTEAGK
- a CDS encoding pyrrolo-quinoline quinone; protein product: MKLFSLFLVVTLATAAAAESNWPQWRGPHRDGQFNGPAWPEKLDTNHLQLAWRVELGPSYSGPIVSGDRVFTTETKDKKFEVVTAYDRKTGKQLWRAPWEGAMTVPFFAKSNGDWIRATPACDGESLFVAGMREVLVCLDVETGKERWRFDFVKKLEAPLPDFGFVCSPLVDGDAVYVQAGASLVKLNRRSGELVWRTLKDQGGMWGSVFSSPVFAELGGLRQLVVQTREKLAGIDPVDGRVLWEQPVEAFRGMNILTPVVHKDMLFTSTYGGKTIGFKVARAEGKFTVSEAWEHKAQGYMSTPVIRDGVAYNHLKSQRVMAIEVETGRELWTSDKSFGKYWSLVAQGNLILALDQRGQLFLLRANKDKYDQLDQRKLTSEETWAHLAVAGDELFVRELNALAAYRWRSAVNAPAQTRASGR
- a CDS encoding glycosyltransferase, which encodes MNFDTLAFVALILAAIPCGLFLVNLLVYRSLRKPKSASSEPISVLIPARNEEKNIRATLTAVLAHRDADCEVIVLDDHSIDSTASIVAEFAARDARVRLESAPPLPAGWCGKQHACHVLAGLARHPLLVFIDADVRLAPDALARLGGFMSRSGIALASGVPRQELGTFSERLLLPLIHFVLLGFLPMHAMRRTRWPSMSAGCGQLFIARRDAYEKCGGHSRLRDSLHDGIKLPRVFRQAGFRTDLFDATDIATCRMYQTNADTWRGLGKNATEGLAAPGTIVPMTALLLGGQVVPLILCAFAPLLSTLGLTLAVVATALAFLPRLVAVALFRQSLGSALLHPLGVLALLAIQWHALVRHLLGRPAEWKGRRYGRIAHRNLAKAA
- a CDS encoding acyltransferase: MNAAKTSPLPPGLGLRQSAGALEVRGTSEAMDRGRGLPQTSTRPPISPVLLRWFIWYCRRYIRRHFHSLRVSIHGLPPDAAGHPLVVYTNHASWWDPLVGLVMKDIFFPERQLFAPIDAAMLARYGMFAKLGFFGVEQGTRRGAVQFLRTSQAILQSPEHLLAVTPQSCFADVRERPVKFQSGLGHLAARVERAEFVPMAMEFVFWEERLPEILVRFGEPVEVRREHAPQFTPDSWTAVFEQKLEAVQDALSLEAQRRDPSGFKTLLRGGAGQGGLYDLGRAIKAKLRGELFKKEHGTK
- the crtI gene encoding phytoene desaturase; translation: MKNSSQDRIGVIGAGLAGLASACVLAARGYKVVLFERNEWLGGKAAQLEGAGFRFDMGPTIVTIPSVLRRIFAEADRKMEDYLDMVRLDPQWRCFFQDGSVLNLMQNPEQMTGELERFAPGTNSGQSYLDFLKWSERLNDISQRFFFYKPIGGLRDMFDFKTAFDPSVLSDVLSMRMGRSVAGSVRSFTPDDRVAQMMDHFTQYVGSSPYGSPAILCGIAHMQTDEGIWYPMGGTRAVPVALEKLARELGVEIHTNTYITKILTQAGGVTGVRTNHGEEIPLRAIVSNCDAVRTHRELINGDVGRKFEKRRNYEAACSGVVLYLGLKKRYDHLAHHDFVFSRDPHEEFDWIYNKGEPAPDPTCYLAATTCSEPATAPAGGEALYVLVHTPYLRPHHDWKKMLPAYRQTILEKLKTTGQMPDLEERIVFERTLTPQDIHDRYHVLDGAIYGLASHGKFLGAFKPGNRSPDLRGLYLAGGAAHPGPGMPMVLMSGWIAADTLDKDGVAERRSADTPLSQPSHHELAGV
- a CDS encoding aldehyde dehydrogenase family protein — encoded protein: MVTHNASAGLAVSLARVEMASIPAALSAARVAQTRWADTPLTERLDRVRELRHLIADHASTLAEASASARQRPALESLTAEVLPLAEACRFLERHAASILAKRSLGRRELPLWLAGVRREIHREPLGVVLIIGPGNYPLLLPGVQLIQSLVAGNAVLLKPGVGGSGAALALIELIVRAGFPAQLVSLLPESAAAARAAIEARPDKVLFTGSAATGETILQQLAPHLIPATMELSGSDAVVVRADADLDLVTKALVFGLTLNAGATCMAPKRVFVHRSIATELEGRLARAFPIELSLRLEPLLSASVRPVLEEALAAGVHFIAGGLHHDGSVLAPVVLGGATPGSRLLREDLFAPVLIVSTVASDDEAVTRAHESPFALGASVFSRDHAASRELAARLHAGVVSVNDLIVPTADAHLPFGGRKRSGFGVTRGAEGLLELTASKVITVNRGQFRPAFEPPNPQDGAMFQAYLGLTHGRSLLQRARALVALFRSLSRRTKTSKQSNL